The Mangrovibacillus cuniculi sequence TGATATTCAACTAATCCACCGCCCCCAGCAATGGTAGAAATACTAGAAAAGGTTAACGTGAGCATTGTAAAGGTTTCAAGGCTACGTCCTTCTCTATTTTTTATATATTGATGTAAGCTAACTAGAAAAGTAATAATTGGAAGTAAAAAAAATACTAGAAGTAATAGTTTATCCGATAAATATAGCGCTCCGTATTCGCCAATGAGGATTTCTTGTTCAAAGGAAGAAAAACGATGAAGTGAATGAACAATAATAGACATCAGTAGAACTAGACTAGATACCCATAACATGAATTGATTTAATACAAAAGTGTGCATCTACATACCTCCTTAAATTCGTCTTAATAGCTTATGCAGAATTTTTTAGAGGTATTGTAAAATTTGTAAAAATGTGCTATTTAAACGGAAGTTTAAAAAAAGAGACAAATACTAAATTGAATTTAAAAAAAGCATAGGAGTCTCCTCCTATGCTTTTTATTTACTCTCCAGTTCAGAAATAAAAGTAGATAGTTTCTCTAACTCTTCATCTGTTCCTTTGAATAATCCAGCAGGCATTCCACCTTGCCCATTTACTGCAATGTTTGCAATTTCTTCAGGTGTTAATCCTGTATCTACTAAACTAGGTGCAGCTGCACCTCCTGCTAAATTGTCACCATGGCAGTTTATACAACCGTTTTCTTGATAGATAAGATATCCTTCAGACTCTGTATCTACTTCAGCTTCTGCAACAATTTGACCTTGAGCTTTTGCCGCTTCCCAGTCATGTGTTACAACAGATTCCCAAGTTAAGAAAATGATAGCTGCTAGTGCAAGTAGCATAAATCCAGTAGCAAACGGTCTCTTTTGTGGACGACGTTCTGGACCACGATCAATAAATGGAGCTAATAATAAAGCACCAAATGCTAGACCTGGCATAATAAACGCACCAATTACGTTATATGGACCAGAAGCATACGTGTACTTTAATAATTGGTATAAGAACAAGAAATACCAGTCTGGAAGTGGAATATATCCTGTATCAGTTGGATCAGCCACACGCTCTAACGGAGACGGGTGAGCTGCTGTTAAGATTAAGAATCCAATTAAGAATACAGAACCCACAATCCATTCTTTTAATAGAAAGTTTGGCCAAAATGCCTCCGTTTTCCCTGGAAACTCTGAATAGTCTTTTGGAATATTAGGTTTTCTTTCAGCTGGAACACGGGAGTCACCGACAAACTTCATCCCTTTACCGCGATGCATAATGTCCCCTCCTTTGTTTAACATCTATTCTTTTACAAAAGGATACGAAAACTCATATCCAGTAAATGCAGCTGACTACGCTTTTAGTTGTTACTGTTCACATAGTGAACATGATGAAAACAGGTTTTATAGCGGACCAGAAATACCTTGTTTTCTAATCATGATAAAGTGAGCAGCCATTAAGCCCAGTAATGCAGCAGGTAAGAAGAATACATGGATAGCAAAGAAACGAGTTAACGTTTGTGCACCTGTAATATCTGCATGACCCGCTAAAAGAATTTTAATCTGTTGCCCAATGAATGGAGTAGATTCCGCAATTTGAATACCTACTTTTGTAGCAAATAGCGC is a genomic window containing:
- a CDS encoding menaquinol-cytochrome c reductase cytochrome b/c subunit — its product is MHRGKGMKFVGDSRVPAERKPNIPKDYSEFPGKTEAFWPNFLLKEWIVGSVFLIGFLILTAAHPSPLERVADPTDTGYIPLPDWYFLFLYQLLKYTYASGPYNVIGAFIMPGLAFGALLLAPFIDRGPERRPQKRPFATGFMLLALAAIIFLTWESVVTHDWEAAKAQGQIVAEAEVDTESEGYLIYQENGCINCHGDNLAGGAAAPSLVDTGLTPEEIANIAVNGQGGMPAGLFKGTDEELEKLSTFISELESK